The nucleotide sequence CATAAAGCGCCTCAAACCACAGCGTAAAAATGCGCAAGTGCTAGCTTCTTCTTCGCACTTGCGCCTCATTCTCTGTGTCTCAACCTATATCAAATTTCATTTTACTAACATCATTTTCTTTGTCTCTACAAAGCTGCCCGCTTGCAGTCGATAAAAATAGACGCCGCTTGCTAAGCCCACCGCCGTAAAAGGCACATGATACCGCCCAGCCGCCTGCCGACCATTTACCAGCGTAGCGATTTCTTTTCCAAGCCCATCAAATACTTTTAGTTTTACTTCACTTGTTTGAGGCAGTTGATAAGCAATCACAGTAGTTGGATTAAAGGGGTTAGGATAGTTCTGAAAAAGCTCAAATATCGCAATTCGTGTGCTGCGCTCTGCCACAGCGCTCGCCCCCGCTTGATGAATCGCCACGACTGCATCAAGATCAAACGACTGCGCCAATGCACCGCCATCATTTACACGACTGCCTGCATCGGTAATGCGCACAAAGTGCACAGAGTCAAGTCCTACAACCGATAAATCAAACGAATCGCCACCACTAAATAGCGAAAGCTGCCCTGCAACCAAGGGTGGTCCTGCACGCAATGGATTTGCTGTGCCATTTGTTGGCGTCACTCCAGCTAACCCACGATACCGACGCGGCGAATTGATTGGCAAAGTATCAACGACACTAAATGGAAACTCTACGAAATTTATGCCATCACGACTGACACTGACAATGCCTGTTTCTGCAAAAACGCGGCTTGTGTCGCAAGCCACATAAAACGGATTTTCAAAAACCGTGAAATCTGGTCCCTCACGATTCACAATCGCTCGACGAAAGTACAGTGTGATTTCACCGCCATCGCCCAGCGAGAGCAACTCACGCGGGTCTGCTGTAGGTGCACAGGGTCGCGCCGCTGAGTCTGGTCTACCAAGCACACACTGCGGAAAATACGGATTGTCTGGACCAAACCCAACATTAAAGTTTGGTCCAAACCGTACAGAGACCACGCTATCTGCAAACTGTCCTGCTGCCTCTTCAATGTGCAACCCAAGCCCTATCAGGTAAAGTGTGCACAGCACGATTCTTACTCTTTGTTTCATGGTTAATTTTATTGCAATAACAGAATAATAGAACCATCGGAGCAGGAGCAGATCTCCTGCCCCCGCTGAGTTACTTGACCAGCATCATCTTTTTTGTCTCTACAAAACTGCCCGCCTGCAAACGGTAGAAATACACGCCACTTGCCAAGCCCGTCGCTGTAAAAGGCACTTGGTACTGTCCAGCCGCCTGCCGACCATTCACCAGCGTCGCAACTTCTCTGCCCAGCATATCATAGACTTTCAAGCTCACCTCACTTGCTACAGGCAACGTAAAGCCAATTACCGTGGAAGGGTTGAAAGGATTAGGATAATTTTGGAATAGCTCGAACTTCGTTGGGCGCGCGGCATGGCGTTCCGTTGCGGCAACCCCATCGGCACGCAGCGTAACAGGCGTCAGCGACAAATACGGCTGTGTTGAACCCAGTTGAAACTGCGTCAGGCTATCTAACGAGCGTGCATCAAAGAGCACTAGCCGACGGTTTCCACCAGTAGTAGGTCGGACTACAAACAGGGTATCGCCAAAACCACGCGTTCCACCTAATGCTGCTCGATTCAGTGTAGACAAGAGTGAGGCATTGTAAAGTGTGCCATTGCTCAAAATGCCGACGTTCTCAGAGTTGATAACTACGCTGCTGGGATTGCCACCTACAGCCAGATTTCCTACGACTTGATCGTTTGCAGGATTAATCACCGTTACAAACCCTAAGCTATCAGCACTACGCGCTCCAAAAAAGCCTGTGCATACAACATGCAGTCGTCCTTGTCTATCTGGCGTGATGCCTTGCGGATTGGGGCGCACACGAATTTGCCGCAGTACGGTATCGGCTGCTGTATTGATGACAAATACGGTGCTATCCGGCACAAAGGTGCGCTGATTGACCGAGCGCGATACATAGAGCTTATTGTTTGCAATGAACGCATTTTGCTGCCCCGGCACAATTCGAATTGAACCTGCAAGCGTGTTGTTTGCTGCGTTGAAAATCGTGATAGAGCTATCTAAAAAATTAGTGATGTAGGCTTTGTTATCGTTCAAAAATACAAGGTCGTAGGGGTTGCGACCGTTTGGAATGGGTACTGTTGTAATCGGCAGTGGCGTGACATTGTTGATGATGTCTGCGATATTGATGATTTGAATTGAGTTTGCTGTGCCGTTAAAGTTTGCCCCTGAGTTGACGATGTAAAGCCGATTGTTACGCACACGAATCACATTTGCAATCGGTCCAATTGCTGCAATACTATCGCGCACGACACCTGTTGTGAGATTGACAAAGCTGAGGGCTTGCGTAGGCTGTGGATTGCTGGAACTGCCAAACCCGCGAATGGCAAAGAGCAATCGCTGCGGTTGCACTTGCGCAAAAAGTTCGCTTGCTAAAGTCAGCAGTAGCACGAGCGAGAGTATTAGTCGTTTTTTCATTTTGTTCTCCTTTTGGTTGTGTTAATGAGTTATCGCAAAAACGCGACGCTTGATGGATTCAAGCCTGCTTGAAATGAAAACTTGCGCTGCCCGTTTCGGTCGAAGCACATCACATCGCCGCGCACGACATAGTTGATAGCATCGCAGCAGTAGATATCGCCTGTGCTTTCGTCGACTTCAATTGCATAGAGCAAACGGAAGTGACTTGCTTCAATAAAGTTTTCTTTGATGAAGCGCTCTGAGCGTGTGTCAAAAAGTGAAATGCTATTGCGGCGAGAGATGTAAGCCGTATCGCCTTTGAGGCAAAGATGGTCAATGTCAAAGGGCAAGGTTGTTTTCACTTGGTCGGTGCGGCTATCGATAATCATCAGGCGCGGGGGTACATCTTGGTAATTGCCGCGCGAAATCACATATACATCTCCTTCTTTATCAGCAGCTACTGTGGTTGGATTGATGCGCAGCGCAATTCGTTTGAGCTCCCGCAGTGAAACGGGGTCAATGACGGAAACGGTGCTGTCGTAGTTTGGGAAGTCCAAGCCGCCAGAGTTAGCCACATAAATTTTGCCGTTTTGAAAAGCAATGCCTTCGGGATTTCTGCCCACGCGAATTACATCGGTAACTGCAAGCCGAGCAGTATCAATGACGCATACAGTGCCATCGAAGCAGGTTACAAATAGTCTTCCTCTTACAAGCAGCATCTGGCGTGGCTGGCGCGCAACTGTTCCATTGAAAAGTGGAATCGTGCCCAGTGCACGACCGCTGCGTGCATCAAGGACTTCAATTTTACTAGAGACATTGACGAGCACATAGAGCTTATCGCCGAGCATCAAGAGATCGTTACCTGTATCGCCCAGTGTGCGGCGATTAACCAATTCAAAAAAGTCAGTGATGGCTTTGTTGGAATCCAGCGAATAGAATGTGAGTGTGGAGTTATTGCGCTGAAAGAGCCCTTCATTGAGCACGTAAATGCCGCGCGTTGTGGCAGGTAGGGATGCCATAGGCTCGGTTGGCAACGGGCGGCAAGTTGCTAAGGCAAGCAATAGCAAGATCAGCACAAGAGCTGATCTCGGCAACTTCTTAGTTAAAACGTTCATCTCGTGTACAGGCTCTTCCGCTGCACCTTTGTAAGTTTCGCACAGCTCTCGAAGCTAATTCCTGACACAAGCGCTATGCGTTAGAGTGCATATCAGATGCACCCGGCTTCATAAGCTGTGAATAAGCACAATTTTGATTTTGCTCTTGCGTTTGCTTACAAAAGCGACTCTGCGGACATGTTTGGTTAATTAAGACGCGTTGCCCAACGATATTCCCGTCGTTGTTTCAGCAAGCTCGGTTCGGCAGGTCTCCTGACTTCTTGCGCTTTTTGCAAAGCGGTCTTCCCAAAAGCGCTTTGGGACGCTTTCAGTGACGCACTTTTTCTTTGAGCAAGTTACAGTTGCGGGTACAGTTCCCGATTACATCGTTCTTAGTCTATCTCTGTTGAGACTTTACGACTTCACGGGATTCCCTATTCTCCCCGAATTTTTTCGGGGCACCGAACCTCAATGAACAAGATTATGCACAAATATAACACATCTGTGTTGCTTGTCAAAATTGACTCACCGCAGCAGTACAATCACCTCTGCTGTTTTGAACCAAGCCACACCGATAAACTTTTTGGAGCTATTTGAATGTGTTGTACATCTCCAGTTAGTTTCCGGTAATGCTTTGCAATTCTTGCCGTGTGCCGGGCAGAGTTGTATTTGTGATTGCAATTCTTACAGCGCTATTTTCTTGACGCACAATACCTACGTTTTGCGCCACCCACACTCGCAACGGCACAGTGATGGGTATTGCGACTGGAAATCCACTTACATTTGCTCTCAGTTCTACTGTATTATTGATGACCACGCGCGTTGTGTTATAGGTGCGATTATTGATGGTCAACGATTCCATTCCTTCTACTTTACCCTCCGCACGAGCCGTAATCGTGATGTTGCCTAGCCCTTCTGCAGTCGCATTGACTTGCACATTTTGCAAAATCGTGTATGTGCTATTTACTCCACCTGATGTGCGAATAAATGGATACCACCCTGCTTGAAACCCAGTGATATTGCGTATTCCCTCAATATCCCCAATCAAGTCTTGAATGCTTGAGAGATAGATGAACTGGTCGTTACGGTTATTTTCGTAGGCATAGAACGCTGTATCCACGCTTGGCGCCCCCACTAGGGGTGTTGTAGTGGAGACTACGACGGTTGCTTCTCTACCTGCCAGTTGGCGTGTGCCCGCCACCCGCTGCACGCTCGTGCCTGCTGGACGAAAGACGTTATTGCCTGCAGTATCTACAGAGAGGCTGTATGTCCAAGTCACACCTGCGCGCGTAGGGAATATCCCTCCCCCTTCAGCTTCACTTGGTCCAGAACTTTGTCCACAGGAACTCAGTAGTGTAGCTATTACGAAAAGCAACAGCAGCGAAAACTTGGAGCGGTTGTTCATCATGAAATAGGTCACGATTTACGTTAAAGGTTTAACCACAGCAAGAGCATCTTTGGCACGCTCTCGCTTTTTATGGCTCAGTCGAACTTCAATTTAGCGATATTTGCTTTGACTTCTTCTGCCGATTTATGTAGCGCTTGCCGATCACTCTCTTCGAGATTGATTTCAATGATTTCCTCAATACCATTTTTTCCCAACTTAACTGGCACACCAACATAGACATCTTTCAAACCATATTGACCTGTAAGCCATGCTGCACAAGGCAGTATGCGCTTACGATCTTTGACAATCGCCTCTATCATTTCCACAGCGGCAGCAGAAGGTGCATAATAGGCTGACCCTGTTTTGAGGAAATTGACAATTTCTGCACCGCCATTGCGCGTCCTATCGGACAGCGCTTTAAGGCGTTCTTCGGCTTTCTGTGCATCTTTGTAATGCATCGTCAGATACTCACGAATAGGAATCCCTGCAACGGTAGTGTATTTGATAATTGGCACCATGGAATCGCCGTGCCCACCCAGCACAAACGCGTTGATGTCTTGCACCGAGACATTGCATTCCATTGCAATAAAGGCTCGAAAGCGTGCCGTATCCAAGACCCCTGCCATTCCCATCACGCGATGCGCTGGAAAGCCGCTGCGAACATAAGCGACATAGGTCATCACATCCAGTGGATTAGAGACCACGATGATAATTGCGTTGGGCGATTTTGCGACAGATTTTTCCGTTACATCTTTGACAATGTTGGCATTTGTCGCTTGAAGGTCATCGCGACTCATACCCGGTTTGCGCGCAATGCCTGCTGTAATGAGAATAATATCCGACCCCGCCGTTTCTTCATAGCCGTTTGTCCCAATGATTTTTGTATCAAAGAGTTCAACAGGAGCCGATTGATACATGTCCAAGCCCTTGCCTTGTGGAATACCCTCGACGACATCGACAAGTACAACCTCGCGTGCAAGCTCTTTTTCGATGAGACGCTGTGCGGCGGTTGCTCCTACATTTCCGGCGCCAATCACGGTGATTTTCATAGCGATGGAGTTTTTTTGCGGTTACTAAAAGTAGCTCGGTTACTACGCAGTTTGATTACTACGAAGTCCTCAAAGATAGCGATAAAAGCAGTGTAGGACAAGCCTCAAGGCGTGCACTGTGCAGCATGTTTGCGCACGAAAATGCAGCACACAAAAAGAAAAAGGCGATTCGCAAAGAATCGCCTTTTCGCTTAATTAGCTTGTTGCCGCTGTGTAATTACCTCTTTTTGTCTGCCTCGAGATGTTCCTTCTTCGCCAGAAGTTCTTCCTTCGTCTCTGGGAAGTTCGGGTCTGCTACGCAGCAATCGACAGGGCAGACCGCTGCACATTGTGGTTCTTCGTGGAAGCCGACGCACTCAGTGCATTTGTCGGGCACGATGTAGTAGAGCGAATCATGCAGCGGAGCATATGTCTCGCCGAACAGCGTCCAGTTCTTACCGCCTTCATAGATAGCGGTATTTGGACATTCGGGCTCGCAAGCACCGCAGTTGATGCACTCTTCGGTGATCATTAACGCCATTGTTTGTTCCTCCTAAGTTTGGTTAAAGATTGAAAAAGAACGTTGATGTTAAATCCATCTGAAATTCGATTCTGCGTCTGTTTTTTTTTCGGCTTTGCAGGGATAAGAAAATTTCTTCTACAAAAGTTTCTTGCTCTTCTTGTTTAGACAAGTTCTACAATCATCGCACAGGCTTCGCCGCCGCCAAGACAAATTGCTGCAAGTCCCCGTTTCAATTCACGGTGTTTTAGTGCATAGATCAACGTTGTTAGAATTCTTGCGCCACTTGCTCCAATTGGATGCCCAAGTGCTACTGCTCCTCCATTGACATTGAGCTTTTCATCGGGAATACCAAGTGCATTTCTTGCTGCCAGTGCCACTACGGCAAAGGCTTCGTTTACTTCAAAGAGATCAATGTCGTTTATCGCAAGTTTGGCTTTACGCAGCACTTTTGGCATAGCATCGATTGGCGCGGTTGTGAAGTATTCAGGTTTCTTTGCAGCTGTAGCGTAGGCAATAATTTTGGCAAGTGGTTTCAAGCCTTTTTGTTTCACGGCTTCTGCTGAGGCAACAACAACCGCCGCTGCGCCATCATTGATTTTTGAAGCATTCGCTGCGGTTACCGTTCCATCTTTCTCAAAGACTGGCTTCAAGGTCGGAATTTTGTCTGGCCGGAAATTTTTTGGCTCTTCGTCTTCAGTTAAGCCGACTTTTTTGCCTTTTTCTTCCCATTCCACCGCTACAATTTCATCTTTGAACCATCCTTCTTTTTGTGCCTTAATTGCGCGCGTGTAACTGTGCATTGTAAATTCGTCCTGAGCTTCACGCGAAATGTGACAGTCTCTGGCACATAGCTCTGCGGCGTTGCCCATCAGGAACTTGTTATAGACATCAAAGAGCCCATCATGTAGCATAGAGTCAATGAGTTCTGCATTACCATAGCGATAGCCACTTCGTGCTTTTGTCAGAATGTACGGGGCATTGGTCATGGATTCCATTCCACCCGCTACGGCAATGTGTGTATCTCCTAAAGCAATGGCTTGTGCTGCAAGCATGATAGCTTTCAGTCCAGAACCGCACATTTTGTTAATCGTGAGGGCTTCAACAGTCACGGGCAAGCCACCAAAAATTGCTGCCTGACGTGCTGGGGCTTGACCTACTCCCGCTGGTAACACATTGCCCATAATACACTCTTGAACATCGTCAGGGGCAATACCAGCACGCTGCACCGCTTCACGCACAACCACTGCGCCTAACTCTGTAGCAGTCTTTGAAGAAAACGCACCCTGAAAACTGGCTATGGGAGTTCGTACGGCACTAACGATAAAAACTTCTTGCATGTAGAAATTTTGAGGTTAAAAAAGTTCGGACGCAACATAGCAAAAACCGATTTCATCGCAAACGCGTATAGGCTTATTTGGATGGCGTCTAAACCTGTTTGAGCCATTACATAACAGCTCAACCGTTACGCCTTTGCGCTATCAAAAAAATCTGCAATCCGTCTATATTTGAACTATTGAATTGCACGATTGCAGAATAAACCAGACATCATCACAACATCTAACTGTACTCAGGTATGGCGTGGGAAATCTGCAAAGTAACGCTCGACAAGTTGCAAGAACTCGATACGCAGTACATCCAACCGCCTTACAAATATGGCTATGCCTACACGATATCGATTCACAATATCTCTCCCTACACGGTACAAATTCTTTCGCGTAAGTGGATTGTGCGTGATGGCGATATGAAAGACCGTATTGTGGAAGGCGATGGTGTCGTCGGTCAGTTTCCGGTTATTGGACCCGGTGAGAAATTCACCTACCAAAGCTACCATGTGATGCGCTCACGCTTTGGCAGCGCCACTGGCTCATACTACGGGGTTTTTACTTATGAGACCGAACCTGAAGGCTACTATCGTCCTGACAATGTCTTTGTCATTGAAGGTGAAGCCTTTGAAGTTGAAATTCCTGAATTTCAGCTCATTCATGGCAAGTCGTACTAAATCGCCTACGAATAGAATGCTCTATACTTCTCTTGCTGAGCAAGTTTTGTTCTCACGCATAAGACGAGTATTTTACAGCACAAGCGGTGCGTTTTAGCAAAACTTCATCCTACAGCAATTCATGATTCTTGTAACAGGCGGCGCTGGCTTCATTGGCAGTGCCATGGTCTGGAAACTCAATCAAGTTGGCTATACAGATATCATCATCGCTGATGACTTGGATACAAGTGAGAAGTGGAAAAATCTGGTTGGACTTCGCTTTCTTGATTACCTGCATAAGGACGACTGTTTGCAAAAGCTTCTTGCTGAAAAATTTCCTCGTCTCGATGCCATCATCCACATGGGCGCAATCAGCAGCACAACGGAGAGAAATCTTAACGTGCTGATGCGCAACAATTACGAATACACAAAAGACCTTGCGACATTTGCCGCGCAGCGCTCCATTCGTTTCATCTATGCCTCGAGTGCGGCAACCTATGGCGATGGCTTGCAAGGCTATGATGACGATGAAAGCAAATTAGGCTTGCTGCGTCCGCTTAACGCGTATGGTTACTCCAAGCATCTGTTTGACCTTTGGGCACAGCGCAAAAATTTGCTCAGTAAAATTGTTGGTCTGAAGTTTTTCAATGTCTTTGGCGCAAATGAATATCACAAAGACGATATGGCTAGCGTGGTCTTCAAAGCCTATCATCAAATTTTGCAGACTGGTTCCGTCAAACTCTTCAAATCGCATCACCCCAACTATGCTGATGGGGAGCAAATGCGCGACTTTGTCTATATCAAAGATTGTGTAGAAGTTATGTTTTGGCTTTTGCAGCATGGTCATGTCAACGGCATTTTTAATCTTGGTACTGGTAAAGCACGTACATTCAAAGATTTAGTTACTGCCACGTTCAAGGCAATGGAAAGACCTGTTAGCATTGAGTATATCCCGATGCCTGAATCGCTGCAAGGCAAGTATCAATACTTTACCGAAGCGCGCATGCAGAAACTCGCTGCTGCTGGTTGCCCTGTGCGCTTTAAGTCGCTCGAGGAAAGTGTAACCGATTATGTGAAGCAGCATCTTTCAAACCGTGTTCCGTATCTACAAGCGATAGACTAAGTGCGATATGGCAGCTAAAACCCTTGTCCTTCACGTCCGAGCTACCGAACTTAGTGATGTTCTTACTTTCAACCGGCTTAAAGGTGATATCAAAAAAATTTTCCGAGTTATCGCTTGGTGCTCGTGCATGGCAGTATTGGAAAAGTCGGTCAAGCATCGTACAGCATTGAGACACTTCTGACATTCAACAAAACCTTTGCTGCAAAACTCTCAGAAGAGCTCTTGCCTGCCGTCTCACTTGCGGCGTATCATTTGGGCATAGCTTCTATTGATTGGTTCAGCCATCCACATGACCTTGGTGCAAATCTTGTCATCAAGCCTGATGCGCTCTCAATGATGTTAGCACGCGGCGGTTTGCCTATTATTGCACCGATTATTAAAGACGGATTTGACAAAGACCTGATTACCACAAGCGAGTGGATTGCAGCAAAAGTTGCTGCGGCAATCCAAGCGGATTTGCTTATTTTTCTTACGGATGCAAAGGCTGCGGCAACCTACGCTTCTGAGGCGTATACAGCGCCGACTGACGAAGATGCGCCCCCCGTGCGCCAGTGTGCCAAAGCAAGTTTGCACGCGGGAGCCAAGCGCGCATTCGTAACGGATATGAGCGGAATGGAAAAAATTGTGATACATCAACAAACTGCACCCACAGAAATTTCTGTTGACAACTCATAACCCAAAGGAGTGTGACGTATCGAAAAGAAATTTTCTCTCAAAGGCATTGAGCCTGTGCTTGTACTTGGCGCGCAGAATATGTACTTGCAGCGCATTGAGGAGCAGTTCCCGGAAGTCTTTATCGTCGCGCGCGGTAACGACATTACACTGCGTGGCAATGACGCAGAGGTCAAGCTTGTCGAGAAAGTTTTTGCTGAACTGCTCTTCCTTGTCAATCGTAATGGTGAGCTTTATGCTCGCGATGTCGATGCAGTCATCAAACTCATCATCGCTGGTGAAGCGCAAACACCGCCCTCTGTTGTCGAAGGCGCTGATGATGTGATTGTCGTAACACGCACCGACGCTGTACGCGCCCGTACAACTGGACAGCGCAAAATGGTTGCTGAATCCAAACGCAACGACATTGTTTTTGCTATCGGTCCTGCCGGTACCGGCAAAACTTACACTGCAGTTGCCATCGCTGTTGCTGCCCTGAAAGCAAAGCAAGTCCAACGCATTGTGCTGGCACGCCCCGCTGTTGAAGCGGGCGAAAGTTTAGGGTTTTTGCCCGGTGATTTGCAGCAAAAAATTGACCCCTACTTGCGCCCGCTCTACGATGCCTTAGGTGATATGCTCACCCCAGAAAAACTCAAAGAGCACATAGAGAAAAAGGTCATTGAAATTGTCCCACTCGCTTATATGCGCGGACGCACCCTTAACAACGCCTTTATTATCCTTGATGAAGCCCAAAACGCTACGAGCTTGCAAATGAAAATGTGCCTGACCCGACTTGGCACAAACTCCAAAGCCATCATCACGGGCGATATCTCGCAAATTGATTTGCCCAACAAACGCGATTCTGGCTTGGTGGAAGCCCCGCGACTCTTGAGCCATATTCAAGGGATTTCTTTTGTCTTCTTAGATAAATCTGACGTCGTGCGTCATCGCTTGGTGCGCGAAATTATTGATGCCTACGAAAGAGCACGCGAACAAAAAGGTGCCAGCAAAATCGAAGACGCCTCCCCAATACAGCCTGACACCAGCAAAACACCTGATACAACCGCACAACTCTCTGAACAATCTACTTGACACTATTACGCCGCAGTGCAACTCTGGTCTTGCAAAAACGCTTTGACAAGCGTAACTAACGCCCTCAAAATTCATGTCATGAAACCATTTGCTTTTCTTTACGTTGCTCTTACACTTCTCGTCGCTCTGCCCTTTTCTCTTTCAGCACAATCTAAACTCGACTATGGCTTTGCTAAATATCCGCTGCGCATGAGTACTGGGTCAGCTCTTGGGACTAATGTCGTCAATAGCAT is from [Chlorobium] sp. 445 and encodes:
- the mdh gene encoding malate dehydrogenase, which codes for MKITVIGAGNVGATAAQRLIEKELAREVVLVDVVEGIPQGKGLDMYQSAPVELFDTKIIGTNGYEETAGSDIILITAGIARKPGMSRDDLQATNANIVKDVTEKSVAKSPNAIIIVVSNPLDVMTYVAYVRSGFPAHRVMGMAGVLDTARFRAFIAMECNVSVQDINAFVLGGHGDSMVPIIKYTTVAGIPIREYLTMHYKDAQKAEERLKALSDRTRNGGAEIVNFLKTGSAYYAPSAAAVEMIEAIVKDRKRILPCAAWLTGQYGLKDVYVGVPVKLGKNGIEEIIEINLEESDRQALHKSAEEVKANIAKLKFD
- a CDS encoding ferredoxin, translating into MALMITEECINCGACEPECPNTAIYEGGKNWTLFGETYAPLHDSLYYIVPDKCTECVGFHEEPQCAAVCPVDCCVADPNFPETKEELLAKKEHLEADKKR
- a CDS encoding acetyl-CoA C-acyltransferase (Catalyzes the synthesis of acetoacetyl coenzyme A from two molecules of acetyl coenzyme A. It can also act as a thiolase, catalyzing the reverse reaction and generating two-carbon units from the four-carbon product of fatty acid oxidation); protein product: MQEVFIVSAVRTPIASFQGAFSSKTATELGAVVVREAVQRAGIAPDDVQECIMGNVLPAGVGQAPARQAAIFGGLPVTVEALTINKMCGSGLKAIMLAAQAIALGDTHIAVAGGMESMTNAPYILTKARSGYRYGNAELIDSMLHDGLFDVYNKFLMGNAAELCARDCHISREAQDEFTMHSYTRAIKAQKEGWFKDEIVAVEWEEKGKKVGLTEDEEPKNFRPDKIPTLKPVFEKDGTVTAANASKINDGAAAVVVASAEAVKQKGLKPLAKIIAYATAAKKPEYFTTAPIDAMPKVLRKAKLAINDIDLFEVNEAFAVVALAARNALGIPDEKLNVNGGAVALGHPIGASGARILTTLIYALKHRELKRGLAAICLGGGEACAMIVELV
- a CDS encoding Co2+/Mg2+ efflux protein ApaG, encoding MAWEICKVTLDKLQELDTQYIQPPYKYGYAYTISIHNISPYTVQILSRKWIVRDGDMKDRIVEGDGVVGQFPVIGPGEKFTYQSYHVMRSRFGSATGSYYGVFTYETEPEGYYRPDNVFVIEGEAFEVEIPEFQLIHGKSY
- the rfaD gene encoding ADP-glyceromanno-heptose 6-epimerase, encoding MILVTGGAGFIGSAMVWKLNQVGYTDIIIADDLDTSEKWKNLVGLRFLDYLHKDDCLQKLLAEKFPRLDAIIHMGAISSTTERNLNVLMRNNYEYTKDLATFAAQRSIRFIYASSAATYGDGLQGYDDDESKLGLLRPLNAYGYSKHLFDLWAQRKNLLSKIVGLKFFNVFGANEYHKDDMASVVFKAYHQILQTGSVKLFKSHHPNYADGEQMRDFVYIKDCVEVMFWLLQHGHVNGIFNLGTGKARTFKDLVTATFKAMERPVSIEYIPMPESLQGKYQYFTEARMQKLAAAGCPVRFKSLEESVTDYVKQHLSNRVPYLQAID
- a CDS encoding phosphate starvation-inducible protein PhoH: MYLQRIEEQFPEVFIVARGNDITLRGNDAEVKLVEKVFAELLFLVNRNGELYARDVDAVIKLIIAGEAQTPPSVVEGADDVIVVTRTDAVRARTTGQRKMVAESKRNDIVFAIGPAGTGKTYTAVAIAVAALKAKQVQRIVLARPAVEAGESLGFLPGDLQQKIDPYLRPLYDALGDMLTPEKLKEHIEKKVIEIVPLAYMRGRTLNNAFIILDEAQNATSLQMKMCLTRLGTNSKAIITGDISQIDLPNKRDSGLVEAPRLLSHIQGISFVFLDKSDVVRHRLVREIIDAYERAREQKGASKIEDASPIQPDTSKTPDTTAQLSEQST